From one Staphylococcus kloosii genomic stretch:
- a CDS encoding AzlC family ABC transporter permease, translated as MASHLTFRQGVKECVPTLLGYAGVGLSFGIVAVASKFSLIEIILLCLLVYAGAAQFIICSLVIAGTPITAIVLTTFIVNSRMFLLSMTLAPQYKNYGWLNRLGLATLVTDETFGVAITPHLKGEQINDRWLHGLNLTAYLFWTVSCIVGAIFGKYIHNPDALGLDFAITGMFIFLAISQFETVQRSQIMTYIVLIVCVIVMMFLFSLFMPTYVAIILSSVLAATLGVVMTK; from the coding sequence ATGGCTTCGCATTTAACATTTAGGCAAGGTGTTAAAGAATGCGTACCTACATTATTAGGTTATGCAGGTGTGGGACTTTCTTTTGGCATCGTTGCGGTAGCATCTAAGTTTAGTCTTATAGAAATAATTTTATTATGCTTACTCGTTTATGCCGGTGCAGCACAATTTATTATTTGTAGTTTAGTGATTGCTGGAACACCTATAACTGCAATTGTATTAACGACTTTTATAGTTAATTCAAGGATGTTTTTATTAAGTATGACCTTAGCTCCCCAATATAAAAATTACGGTTGGCTTAATCGTTTAGGGTTAGCAACGTTAGTTACTGACGAAACATTTGGAGTTGCTATAACACCTCACTTAAAAGGTGAACAGATAAATGATCGTTGGTTACATGGACTTAATTTAACGGCATATTTATTTTGGACTGTATCGTGTATTGTTGGCGCTATTTTCGGTAAATATATCCACAACCCAGATGCACTCGGTTTAGATTTTGCTATTACTGGTATGTTTATCTTTTTAGCAATTTCACAATTTGAAACGGTACAACGTTCTCAAATTATGACTTATATCGTATTGATTGTTTGTGTCATTGTAATGATGTTTTTATTTAGTTTATTTATGCCTACATACGTAGCAATTATTTTATCTTCGGTACTTGCGGCTACATTAGGGGTGGTGATGACCAAATGA
- a CDS encoding AzlD domain-containing protein: MSMTIHMLSIIVLCGVVTWLTRVVPFMLITRVHLSEKVVKWLSFIPITLFTALIIDGVIEQHSGKFGYTINIPFLVTIIPTVLVAFISKSLTITIVAGIFIMALIRLLF, from the coding sequence ATGAGTATGACGATACATATGCTAAGCATCATCGTGTTATGTGGTGTGGTCACGTGGTTAACTAGGGTAGTACCATTTATGTTGATTACACGTGTTCATTTATCAGAAAAAGTCGTAAAATGGTTATCGTTTATCCCAATTACATTGTTTACTGCACTGATTATCGATGGCGTTATCGAACAACACAGTGGTAAATTTGGTTATACTATTAATATTCCATTTTTAGTAACAATCATTCCAACTGTATTAGTGGCATTTATATCTAAAAGTCTCACAATAACTATAGTTGCCGGTATTTTTATAATGGCGCTTATACGTTTACTATTTTAA
- a CDS encoding adenylosuccinate synthase has protein sequence MSSIVVVGTQWGDEGKGKITDFLAEQADVIARFSGGNNAGHTIKFDGETYKLHLVPSGIFYKDKLAVIGNGVVVDPVALLKELDGLNDRGVSTDNLRISNRAQVILPYHLKQDEYEEERRGDNKIGTTKKGIGPAYVDKAQRIGIRVADLLNKETFEARLKENIEYKDAYFKGMFGKECPSFDEIFEEYYAAGQRLAPYVTDTAKVLDDAFVADEKVLFEGAQGVMLDIDHGTYPFVTSSNPVAGNVTVGGGVGPTFVSKVIGVCKAYTSRVGDGPFPTELFDADGEHIREVGREYGTTTGRPRRVGWFDSVVLRHSRRASGITDLSINSIDVLTGLDTVKICTAYELDGKEITEYPANLNELQRCKPIFEELPGWTEDVTSCRTLDELPDNARNYLERISELCNVRISIFSVGPDRNQTNLIQPLWEK, from the coding sequence ATGTCATCAATCGTAGTCGTTGGGACACAATGGGGAGACGAAGGTAAAGGTAAAATTACAGATTTCTTAGCAGAACAAGCAGATGTTATTGCACGATTTTCAGGTGGAAATAACGCAGGTCACACAATTAAGTTCGATGGAGAAACTTATAAATTACACTTAGTACCGTCTGGTATTTTTTACAAAGACAAATTAGCAGTTATCGGTAACGGTGTAGTAGTGGATCCAGTTGCATTATTGAAAGAATTAGATGGCCTTAATGACAGAGGAGTTTCTACTGATAATTTACGTATTTCAAATCGTGCGCAAGTTATTTTACCTTATCATTTAAAACAAGATGAGTATGAAGAGGAGCGCCGTGGAGATAACAAAATAGGCACAACTAAAAAAGGTATCGGTCCAGCTTATGTAGATAAAGCGCAACGTATTGGTATCCGTGTCGCAGATTTATTAAATAAAGAAACGTTTGAAGCACGTTTGAAAGAAAATATTGAATATAAAGATGCATATTTCAAAGGTATGTTCGGTAAAGAATGCCCATCATTTGATGAAATCTTTGAAGAATATTATGCAGCAGGTCAACGTTTAGCGCCTTACGTTACTGACACAGCTAAAGTGTTAGACGATGCATTCGTAGCTGACGAAAAAGTGTTGTTCGAAGGTGCACAAGGTGTAATGTTAGATATCGACCATGGTACATACCCATTCGTAACTTCTAGTAACCCAGTTGCTGGTAACGTTACTGTTGGTGGCGGTGTTGGCCCTACATTCGTATCTAAAGTTATTGGTGTATGTAAAGCATATACTTCTCGTGTAGGCGATGGTCCATTCCCTACAGAATTATTTGATGCTGATGGTGAACATATCCGTGAAGTTGGTCGTGAATATGGTACGACTACAGGACGTCCTCGTCGTGTAGGCTGGTTTGACTCAGTAGTATTACGTCATTCTCGTCGTGCAAGTGGTATTACTGACCTTTCAATTAACTCAATCGATGTCTTAACAGGTTTAGATACAGTTAAGATTTGTACAGCTTATGAATTAGATGGTAAAGAAATCACTGAATATCCAGCTAATTTAAATGAGTTACAACGTTGCAAACCAATTTTTGAAGAATTGCCAGGTTGGACTGAAGACGTTACAAGCTGTCGTACTTTAGACGAACTCCCTGATAATGCACGTAACTATTTAGAACGTATTTCTGAATTATGTAACGTACGCATTTCAATTTTCTCTGTTGGCCCAGACCGTAATCAAACAAACTTAATTCAACCACTTTGGGAAAAATAA
- the isaB gene encoding immunodominant staphylococcal antigen IsaB family protein, with protein MNKLSKISIATGLVATTLFSTAVSSQLPNNEIHAATKPYYHYTGTIGKHSNFILDKNFINAVKAHNVTINGYHIYADTPSAEKYQKIAKQKTVYDQKINTFEKHKAIQVTFPVAKKSVSEKALMKHYGNGKVVKLKNGSRQIDYSLKGNNIRFIVKDGYVTQTQLGTHIGTN; from the coding sequence ATGAATAAACTATCAAAAATTAGCATTGCGACAGGATTAGTAGCAACAACACTTTTTAGTACCGCAGTAAGTTCACAATTACCAAACAATGAAATTCACGCAGCAACAAAACCTTACTATCATTACACAGGTACAATAGGTAAGCACAGTAATTTCATTTTAGATAAAAACTTCATAAATGCAGTAAAAGCACACAACGTTACAATTAATGGTTATCATATTTATGCTGACACACCAAGTGCCGAGAAATATCAAAAAATAGCAAAACAAAAAACGGTTTATGATCAAAAAATTAATACTTTTGAAAAACATAAAGCAATACAAGTAACATTCCCAGTAGCTAAAAAATCTGTTTCAGAAAAAGCTTTAATGAAACATTACGGTAACGGTAAAGTTGTAAAATTAAAAAATGGCAGTCGTCAAATCGACTATTCATTAAAAGGTAATAATATACGTTTTATCGTTAAAGATGGCTATGTAACGCAAACTCAATTAGGTACACATATAGGTACTAATT
- the metX gene encoding homoserine O-acetyltransferase MetX, producing MTNYTVDTLELGPFETESGETISNLKLRYEHVGFKGQPLVLVCHALTGNHVTYGTDEDHGWWREIIDGGYMPINDYQFLTFNVIGSPFGSSSALIDDDFPSKLTLRDVVRALEVGIKALGFSHIDILIGGSLGGMQAMELLYNRQFDVKKAVILAATDKTSSYSRAFNEIARQSIQLAGKEGMSIARQLGFLTYRSSKSYDKRFSPDQVVAYQRHQGNKFKENFNLNCYLTLLDVLDSHDIDRDRTDVTEVFKSLDTKVLTMGFTDDLLYPDDLVRAVGERFKYHRHFFVPDNVGHDGFLLNFNDWAPNLYHFLKVSKFKRK from the coding sequence ATGACAAATTATACTGTGGACACGTTAGAATTAGGACCGTTTGAAACAGAATCAGGGGAAACAATATCAAATTTAAAATTACGTTATGAACATGTAGGCTTCAAAGGTCAACCGCTCGTGTTAGTATGTCATGCTCTGACAGGTAACCATGTGACGTATGGAACGGACGAGGATCATGGCTGGTGGCGCGAAATTATTGATGGAGGTTATATGCCAATTAATGATTACCAATTTCTAACTTTTAATGTTATCGGTAGTCCATTTGGTTCAAGTTCTGCATTAATAGATGATGATTTTCCTTCAAAACTAACTTTAAGAGACGTTGTACGAGCATTAGAAGTTGGGATTAAAGCATTGGGTTTTTCCCACATTGATATCTTAATCGGTGGCTCACTTGGTGGCATGCAAGCTATGGAATTGCTATATAATAGACAATTTGATGTGAAGAAGGCAGTCATACTTGCCGCTACAGATAAGACTTCCTCTTATAGTCGTGCATTTAATGAAATTGCACGTCAATCAATTCAGTTAGCTGGTAAAGAAGGCATGAGTATTGCACGACAATTAGGCTTTTTAACGTATCGTTCATCTAAAAGTTATGATAAACGATTTTCACCAGACCAAGTCGTAGCATATCAACGACATCAAGGTAATAAATTTAAAGAAAACTTTAATCTTAACTGTTATTTAACACTCCTGGACGTCTTAGATAGTCATGATATCGACAGAGATCGTACGGACGTTACCGAAGTATTTAAATCTTTAGATACTAAAGTTTTAACGATGGGCTTTACGGATGATTTATTGTATCCCGATGATCTAGTACGTGCAGTAGGGGAGCGGTTTAAATATCACCGTCACTTCTTCGTACCTGACAATGTAGGCCATGATGGATTTTTACTTAACTTTAACGATTGGGCACCTAATTTGTATCATTTCTTAAAAGTTTCTAAATTTAAGCGTAAATAA
- the rplI gene encoding 50S ribosomal protein L9 codes for MKVIFTQNVKGKGNKGEVKDVPVGYANNYLLKNKLAVEATPGNLKQLEQQEKAAKAERQKEIDEAKQLKSKLADLEVEVSAKTGEGGKLFGSVSTKQIAQALQEQHDIKIDKRKMDLPSGIHALGYTNVPVKLDKEVEGTIRVHTIEQ; via the coding sequence ATGAAAGTAATATTCACACAAAACGTTAAAGGTAAAGGTAATAAAGGTGAAGTCAAAGACGTACCAGTAGGTTATGCTAATAACTACCTTTTAAAAAATAAATTAGCTGTCGAAGCGACACCAGGAAATCTTAAACAATTAGAACAACAAGAAAAAGCAGCTAAAGCAGAACGTCAAAAAGAAATCGATGAAGCGAAACAACTTAAATCAAAATTAGCCGACCTTGAAGTAGAAGTTTCAGCTAAAACTGGTGAAGGTGGCAAATTATTTGGTTCAGTAAGTACGAAACAAATTGCACAAGCTCTACAAGAGCAACATGATATTAAAATTGATAAACGTAAAATGGATTTACCAAGCGGTATCCATGCATTGGGTTATACAAATGTACCGGTCAAACTAGATAAAGAAGTCGAAGGTACTATTCGTGTACACACAATTGAACAATAA
- a CDS encoding macrolide family glycosyltransferase, producing the protein MAKVLFINTGSEGHINPTIALCKALVERGEEVVYYMGDQYVDKFKDTGVEIRTISTDKLVSAFTSFGLTHLFHVINGLLKTADVIIPQILEETKDEHYDYLIYDSMFSCGYLIAQKFNIPTVSAITSFAKTKPMFDSFANFMASQLEQDELESANLVFDTLKEHVEQTYDVKVPSRHEVMNNPGDFNISFVTKGFQLEYDAFDSTKFNFVGPSVLPPKPSGFMDNVNTNRPLIYVSLGTVFNQNVAFFNKCFSALANIDATVIVSIGKTNKAEDFDTIPDNVIIKDYVPQVEVLQHADLFLTHAGMNSTNEAIMLNVPLLAFPQSADQPVVAHQIEHLKIGQQLDANVITAEQLANTVKDMLAHRQTYQQNIEQVKNVQTHTQPGYEVGAQAILDFRDKQYQ; encoded by the coding sequence ATGGCAAAAGTTTTATTCATAAATACCGGTTCAGAAGGTCACATTAATCCCACTATTGCGTTATGTAAGGCGTTAGTAGAACGAGGCGAAGAAGTAGTCTATTATATGGGGGATCAATACGTAGATAAATTCAAAGATACAGGCGTCGAAATTCGTACTATCTCCACTGATAAATTAGTTTCGGCTTTCACTTCTTTTGGCTTAACTCATTTATTTCATGTTATCAATGGTTTATTAAAAACTGCAGATGTCATTATCCCTCAAATTTTAGAAGAAACTAAAGACGAGCATTACGATTATTTAATTTATGATTCAATGTTCAGTTGTGGCTATTTAATCGCTCAAAAATTCAATATCCCTACTGTGTCAGCAATTACTTCGTTTGCTAAAACTAAACCTATGTTTGATAGTTTTGCTAATTTCATGGCTTCACAATTAGAACAAGATGAACTAGAATCTGCCAATCTTGTCTTCGATACATTAAAAGAACATGTCGAACAAACATACGACGTAAAAGTTCCGTCACGACATGAAGTTATGAATAACCCTGGCGATTTTAATATTTCATTCGTCACAAAAGGTTTCCAACTCGAATATGACGCCTTCGACAGTACTAAATTTAATTTTGTAGGACCTTCAGTATTACCACCTAAGCCTTCAGGTTTTATGGATAATGTGAATACAAACCGTCCACTTATTTACGTCTCTTTAGGCACAGTATTCAATCAGAATGTAGCCTTTTTCAACAAATGTTTCTCTGCGCTAGCAAACATTGATGCGACGGTAATTGTGTCTATTGGCAAAACAAATAAAGCCGAAGATTTCGATACCATACCGGACAACGTTATTATTAAAGACTATGTACCTCAAGTTGAAGTGTTACAGCATGCCGACCTTTTCTTAACACACGCAGGTATGAACAGTACAAACGAAGCAATTATGTTAAATGTACCGTTACTCGCTTTCCCACAAAGTGCTGATCAACCAGTCGTCGCGCATCAAATAGAACATTTAAAAATAGGACAGCAACTAGATGCAAATGTAATTACAGCCGAACAGTTAGCAAACACTGTCAAAGACATGTTAGCGCATCGACAAACTTATCAACAAAACATTGAACAAGTAAAAAATGTGCAAACTCATACACAACCTGGCTATGAGGTAGGCGCACAAGCTATTTTAGACTTCCGTGACAAACAATACCAATAA
- a CDS encoding VOC family protein, giving the protein MELKHLNLTVEVVATTRDFFITYFDFEMKTEKGGNPEVLVSPEGFILTLMQGKDVTYPKTFHIGFPQPTTSDVDRIHDRIKADGYKVPSPKQTPHGYIFYIKAPGNFMIEVLSH; this is encoded by the coding sequence GTGGAATTAAAACATTTAAACTTAACAGTCGAAGTAGTAGCAACGACGCGCGATTTCTTTATAACTTATTTTGATTTTGAGATGAAAACAGAAAAAGGCGGCAATCCAGAGGTTTTAGTAAGCCCAGAAGGTTTTATCTTAACATTAATGCAAGGCAAGGATGTCACATATCCTAAAACCTTCCATATTGGTTTCCCTCAACCTACCACGTCAGATGTTGACCGTATACATGATCGTATTAAAGCAGATGGTTATAAAGTACCATCTCCTAAACAAACACCTCATGGCTATATTTTTTACATTAAAGCACCTGGTAATTTTATGATTGAAGTGCTATCACATTAA
- the dnaB gene encoding replicative DNA helicase, which produces MDGMYEQNQMPHSNEAEQSVLGAIIIDPELVNSTQEVLLPESFYRGAHQHIFRAMMNLNEDNKEIDVVTIMDQLSQEGRLSEAGGPQYLAELSNNVPTTRNVQYYTDIVFKHALKRKLIQAADSIANDGYNDELELDTILNDAERRILELSSTRESDGFKDIRDVLGDVYENAELLDQNSGQTPGIPTGYRDLDQMTAGFNRNDLIILAARPSVGKTAFALNIAQKVATHEDHFSVGIFSLEMGADQLATRMICSSGNVDSNRLRTGTMTEEDWNRFTIAVGKLSRTKIFIDDTPGIRITDIRSKCRRLKQEHGLDMIVIDYLQLIQGSGSRFSDNRQQEVSEISRTLKAIARELECPVIALSQLSRGVEQRQDKRPMMSDIRESGSIEQDADIVAFLYRDDYYNRGEEDEDDDDAGFEPQMNDENGEIEIIIAKQRNGPTGTVKLHFMKQYNKFTDIDYAHADFG; this is translated from the coding sequence ATGGATGGAATGTATGAACAAAATCAAATGCCCCATAGTAATGAGGCTGAACAATCTGTCTTAGGTGCCATTATCATTGATCCAGAATTAGTAAACTCAACTCAGGAAGTATTACTTCCTGAGTCATTTTATAGGGGTGCACATCAACATATCTTCCGTGCGATGATGAATCTCAACGAAGATAATAAAGAAATCGATGTTGTCACTATAATGGATCAATTGTCACAAGAAGGTCGCTTGAGTGAAGCGGGTGGACCACAATACTTAGCAGAGCTATCTAATAATGTACCGACAACGCGAAACGTACAATATTATACGGACATTGTTTTTAAACATGCTTTAAAACGTAAATTAATCCAAGCTGCAGATAGTATTGCAAATGATGGTTACAATGATGAACTTGAATTAGATACAATACTTAACGATGCTGAACGTCGTATTCTTGAACTATCTTCCACACGTGAAAGCGATGGCTTTAAAGATATTAGAGACGTCTTAGGTGATGTTTACGAAAATGCAGAATTACTTGACCAAAATAGCGGACAAACCCCAGGTATACCTACTGGGTACCGAGATTTAGACCAAATGACGGCAGGATTTAACCGTAATGATTTAATCATTTTAGCGGCACGTCCTTCTGTTGGTAAGACTGCCTTCGCTCTTAATATTGCGCAAAAAGTAGCGACACATGAAGATCATTTTTCAGTTGGTATCTTCTCTCTCGAGATGGGTGCAGACCAACTAGCGACACGTATGATTTGTAGTTCGGGTAATGTGGATTCTAACCGTCTACGTACAGGTACAATGACGGAAGAAGATTGGAATAGATTTACGATTGCAGTAGGTAAATTATCACGTACCAAAATATTTATTGATGATACGCCGGGTATACGAATTACTGATATTCGTTCTAAATGTCGTCGCTTAAAACAAGAACACGGATTAGATATGATTGTTATTGACTATCTACAACTTATTCAAGGTAGTGGTTCACGTTTTTCAGATAACCGTCAACAAGAAGTATCTGAAATATCACGTACGCTAAAAGCGATTGCTAGAGAACTAGAATGTCCTGTTATTGCATTGAGTCAGTTATCGCGTGGCGTGGAACAACGTCAAGATAAGCGACCAATGATGAGTGATATTCGTGAATCTGGTTCAATCGAGCAAGATGCTGATATCGTTGCTTTCTTATATCGTGATGACTATTACAATCGCGGTGAAGAAGATGAAGACGACGATGATGCAGGATTTGAACCTCAAATGAACGATGAGAACGGTGAAATTGAAATTATAATTGCAAAACAACGTAACGGCCCGACAGGTACAGTAAAATTACATTTCATGAAACAATACAATAAATTCACTGATATAGATTATGCCCATGCAGATTTTGGATAA
- a CDS encoding DUF2232 domain-containing protein: protein MFSKIEPKATILSIISLIIVALVLHILPPLGFVLCLFATIPGIVLWHKSKESFGLAAVITVILTTLLGNIFVLSTMVLILIVSFLVGQLLKERTSKERILYVTTTFISIISLVAFMILQALNKIPTVDTLIKPLRTQMLQAIEESGVQNGYENTIGEGLRQFAVQLPSYVIITIFLLILINLIITFPILRKFKVATPVFKPLFAWQMNKVLLILYVITLLCVMFASKAGTFQSIVLNFEIVLSLCMYLQGLSLIHFFGKAKGMPTALTVVLMVIGTILTPFTHIVVLIGFIDLAFNLKGIIKK from the coding sequence TTGTTTTCAAAAATTGAACCTAAAGCTACTATTTTGAGTATTATCTCACTCATCATCGTTGCTTTAGTCTTACATATATTACCGCCACTTGGTTTTGTATTATGCTTGTTTGCGACAATACCAGGCATTGTACTATGGCACAAATCTAAAGAATCTTTTGGATTGGCCGCTGTAATTACAGTAATTTTAACCACTTTGTTAGGTAATATATTCGTATTAAGTACGATGGTCTTAATATTAATTGTTAGTTTTTTAGTAGGCCAATTATTAAAAGAACGTACATCAAAAGAACGTATTCTATACGTAACTACAACATTTATCAGTATCATCTCATTGGTCGCTTTTATGATTTTACAAGCGCTTAATAAAATACCAACAGTAGATACGCTAATAAAACCACTAAGAACTCAAATGCTACAAGCAATTGAAGAGAGTGGTGTGCAGAATGGCTACGAAAATACGATAGGGGAAGGTCTCCGTCAATTTGCAGTTCAACTACCTAGCTACGTTATTATAACGATATTTCTACTTATCTTAATTAACCTAATTATTACATTTCCAATATTACGCAAATTTAAAGTAGCAACACCAGTATTTAAACCGTTATTTGCATGGCAAATGAATAAAGTTTTACTTATTTTATACGTTATTACACTGCTCTGTGTTATGTTTGCGTCTAAAGCGGGTACTTTCCAAAGTATCGTATTGAATTTTGAAATTGTGTTATCATTATGTATGTATTTGCAAGGTTTAAGTTTAATACATTTCTTTGGCAAAGCGAAAGGCATGCCAACAGCTTTAACAGTAGTGTTAATGGTCATTGGGACAATTTTAACGCCATTTACACATATTGTCGTTTTAATAGGGTTTATTGATTTAGCATTTAACTTAAAAGGTATCATTAAAAAATAA
- a CDS encoding DHH family phosphoesterase — protein MNRQSTKKALVLPFIIMAITALVLVAVWFIFNQLIAGIATAILIVVIIIAALMVRQALQKMDNYVDNLSGHISAGSNRAIKNLPIGMVVIDENENIEWMNQFMSERLDRNVISDPVNEVYPNILKQLEKTEEIDIEDRNYHYRVRYSEKEHILYFFDITEEVRINELYNDSKPIIATLFLDNYDEITQNMNDTQRSEINSMVTRVISRWASEYDIYFKRYSTDQFVAYLNQHILDEIEDANFDILSQLREKSVGYRAQLTLSIGVGEGSDSLIDLGELSQSGLDLALGRGGDQVAIKNQNGNVRFYGGKTDPMEKRTRVRARVISHALKDILMEGDKVIIMGHKRPDLDAIGAAIGVSRFAMMNNLDAHIVLNDSDIDPTLRRVMDSIDEKPELKERFISSEEAWDNMTSRTTVVIVDTHKPEMVIDEDILNKANRKVVIDHHRRGESFISSPLLVYMEPYASSTAELVTELLEYQPTEQRLTRLESTVMFAGIIVDTRNFTLRTGSRTFDAASYLRAHGADTILTQHFLKDDIDTYINRTELIRTVELQDNGVAIAHGPDDKIYHPVTVAQAADELLSLDGVEASYVVARREDSLVGMSARSLGAVNVQLTMEALGGGGHLTNAATQLKDVTVEEAIEQLQQAITEQMSRSEN, from the coding sequence ATGAACCGTCAATCCACTAAAAAAGCATTAGTTTTACCATTTATCATTATGGCAATTACGGCATTAGTTTTAGTCGCAGTATGGTTTATTTTTAACCAACTCATTGCCGGCATCGCTACTGCGATTTTGATAGTCGTAATTATTATTGCTGCTTTAATGGTAAGGCAAGCTTTACAAAAGATGGACAACTACGTCGATAATTTAAGTGGACACATATCAGCCGGTAGTAATCGAGCAATTAAAAATTTACCAATTGGTATGGTAGTTATTGATGAAAACGAAAATATTGAGTGGATGAACCAATTTATGTCAGAACGTTTGGATCGCAATGTAATCTCTGATCCAGTAAATGAAGTTTATCCAAATATATTAAAGCAATTAGAAAAAACTGAAGAAATTGATATAGAAGATAGAAATTATCACTATCGCGTAAGATATTCTGAAAAAGAGCATATTTTATATTTCTTCGATATTACAGAAGAAGTCCGTATTAATGAATTATATAATGATTCGAAACCAATTATTGCAACGTTATTTTTAGATAACTATGATGAAATCACACAAAACATGAACGATACGCAACGTTCAGAAATTAACTCAATGGTAACCCGAGTTATCAGTCGTTGGGCATCTGAATATGACATTTACTTTAAGCGTTATAGTACAGATCAATTCGTCGCGTATTTAAACCAACATATATTAGATGAAATTGAAGATGCAAACTTTGATATTTTAAGTCAGTTAAGAGAAAAAAGTGTTGGTTACAGAGCACAACTTACATTAAGTATAGGTGTAGGTGAAGGTTCTGATAGTTTAATTGATCTTGGTGAATTATCACAATCAGGACTAGATTTAGCCTTAGGTCGTGGTGGTGACCAAGTTGCGATTAAAAACCAAAATGGTAATGTACGTTTCTATGGCGGTAAGACTGACCCAATGGAAAAACGTACACGTGTAAGAGCGCGCGTAATTTCTCACGCATTAAAAGATATACTTATGGAAGGCGATAAAGTTATTATCATGGGACATAAACGTCCTGATTTAGATGCCATTGGTGCAGCAATCGGGGTTTCTCGTTTTGCAATGATGAATAACTTAGATGCGCATATCGTGTTAAATGATTCAGACATCGACCCAACATTACGTCGTGTAATGGATTCTATCGATGAAAAACCTGAATTAAAAGAACGTTTTATTAGTTCCGAAGAGGCATGGGACAATATGACATCAAGAACGACTGTCGTTATTGTCGATACGCATAAGCCTGAAATGGTTATAGATGAAGATATTTTAAACAAAGCCAATAGAAAAGTAGTCATTGACCACCATAGACGTGGTGAAAGCTTTATCTCTAGCCCGTTACTTGTTTATATGGAACCATATGCTAGTTCAACGGCTGAACTTGTGACAGAATTACTAGAATATCAACCAACAGAACAACGTTTAACACGTTTAGAATCTACAGTAATGTTCGCAGGTATTATCGTTGATACACGTAACTTTACTTTACGTACGGGTTCAAGAACATTTGATGCCGCAAGTTATTTACGTGCACACGGTGCCGACACAATTTTAACGCAACACTTCTTGAAAGATGATATCGATACGTATATTAACCGTACAGAATTAATCCGTACGGTAGAATTACAAGATAACGGTGTTGCCATAGCTCATGGTCCAGACGACAAAATATACCATCCTGTTACAGTTGCACAAGCTGCAGATGAGCTGTTAAGTTTAGATGGTGTAGAGGCATCTTACGTTGTCGCTAGAAGAGAAGATTCACTTGTTGGTATGTCTGCCCGCTCACTAGGAGCAGTTAACGTGCAACTAACTATGGAAGCACTCGGTGGCGGTGGCCATTTAACAAATGCTGCCACACAACTTAAAGATGTTACGGTCGAAGAAGCGATCGAACAATTACAACAAGCAATAACAGAACAAATGAGTAGGAGTGAAAATTGA